One part of the Cinclus cinclus chromosome 20, bCinCin1.1, whole genome shotgun sequence genome encodes these proteins:
- the CHAD gene encoding chondroadherin — protein MNGSGFLLGVFSLLACLISTMQACPPSCHCHGGDLQHVICDNAGLKKIPKVPEQTRLLNLQRNNFPILPTNGFRDMKKLVSLHLQNSRIKEISTGAFRGLKSLVYLYLSDNQISVIKPGAFNDLSDLTYLYLDKNKIPDLSKGLLSPLVNLFILHLGSNKIRELKPGVFSGAKDLRWLFLSDNSLTNLLPGAMEDVENLAVLHLDKNQLSSYPVNAMSKLRVLEELKLSHNPIEVIPDNAFQSFGRYLQTLHLDNMKLKKFADNAFAGVTVLKTAHLENNRLTQLPRNFPFDKMETLTISRNPWHCNCQLAPLHKWLKGNRTRAEDSCSTPAQQRGQPIRDNPALRSCKLPTKRSRKGSRH, from the exons ATGAACGGGTCAGGCTTCCTCCTCGGTGTCTTCAGCCTGCTGGCATGTCTCATCTCCACCATGCAGGCATGTCCCCCCAGCTGCCACTGCCACGGTGGTGACCTGCAGCACGTCATCTGTGACAACGCGGGGCTGAAGAAGATCCCCAAGGTGCCTGAGCAGACACGGCTTCTCAACCTGCAGAGGAACAACTTCCCCATCCTGCCCACCAATGGCTTCCGTGACATGAAGAAGCTGGTGTCCCTGCACCTGCAGAACTCACGGATCAAGGAGATCTCCACAGGAGCCTTCCGGGGGCTCAAGAGCCTGGTCTACCTCTATCTCAGCGACAACCAGATCAGTGTCATAAAGCCAGGAGCCTTCAATGATCTCTCTGATCTCACCTACCTGTACCTGGACAAGAATAAGATCCCAGACCTATCCAAAGGGCTCCTCTCCCCTCTTGTCAACCTCTTCATCCTGCACTTGGGCAGCAATAAAATCCGGGAGCTGAAACCAGGGGTCTTCAGTGGGGCTAAAGATCTGCGCTGGCTCTTCCTCTCTGACAACTCCCTCACCAACCTCCTCCCTGGGGCCATGGAGGATGTAGAAAATCTTGCTGTCCTCCACCTGGACAAGAACCAGCTGAGTAGCTACCCTGTGAATGCAATGAGTAAGCTGAGAGTGCTGGAGGAACTGAAGCTTTCTCACAACCCAATTGAGGTCATCCCTGACAACGCCTTCCAATCCTTCGGGCGATACCTGCAGACACTGCACCTGGACAACATGAAACTGAAGAAG TTTGCAGACAACGCGTTTGCTGGCGTGACTGTGCTGAAAACTGCCCACCTGGAGAACAACCGGCTCACCCAGCTGCCCCGAAACTTCCCTTTTGACAAAATGGAGACCCTCACCATCTCCCGAAACCCCTGGCACTGCAACTGCCAGCTGGCACCTCTGCACAA GTGGCTGAAAGGCAACCGCACCCGTGCTGAGGACAGCTGCTccaccccagcccagcagcgGGGACAGCCCATCAGGGACAACCCGGCCCTCCGCTCCTGTAAGCTGCCCACCAAGAGGTCCAGGAAGGGGAGCCGTCATTAA
- the RSAD1 gene encoding radical S-adenosyl methionine domain-containing protein 1, mitochondrial → MAAARGWPRKLAAVAAALPGRGGPGRAPGPGPAVEPAPEPLHETAAAAALYVHWPYCRKRCSYCNFNTYVVPAADEAAVRACLVREAQTLLRLSQVHSITSVFFGGGTPSLASPDTVAAVLEAVAGAAHLPAGAEVTLEANPSSASTSRFAGFRAAGVNRLSIGVQSLDDAELRMLGREHTAAEARQAVEAARGLFPGRTSIDLLFGLPAQSRDAWAQQLEAALGLCDDHISLYQLTLERGTALAAQVREGALPAPSQDLLADMYETSRNVLVASGFRHYEVSNFARKGALSTHNLSYWRADEYIGVGPGAHGRFILRGEGGCSREARVQTLEPVTWMREVQSQGHGTRSRVVLSPLEQLEELLTLGLRTDEGIAHERWEHFSPQLSLRDVFGEPGEARALQQEGRLVLDSGGLRCTWAGLAVLDSLLPDLLWQLQRVLGAAQCPPRVSPAEERAGGRDAGAVSDHSGQ, encoded by the exons ATGGCGGCCGCTCGGGGGTGGCCGCGGAAGCTGGCGGCTGTCGCTGCGGCGCTGCCCGGCAGGGGCGGTCCGGGACGAGCACCGGGACCGGGTCCTGCCGTGGAACCGGCCCCGGAGCCGCTCCATGAAACGGCCGCCGCAGCCGCGCTCTACGTGCAT TGGCCCTACTGCCGCAAGCGCTGCTCCTACTGCAACTTCAACACCTACGTGGTGCCGGCGGCGGACGAGGCGGCCGTGCGCGCCTGCCTGGTGCGGGAGGCACAGACCCTGCTCCGCCTCAGCCAGGTGCACAG CATCACCTCCGTCTTTTTCGGCGggggcacccccagcctggccagccccGACACTGTGGCGGCAGTGTTGGAGGCTGTGGCGGGGGCTGCCCACCTTCCTGCCGGTGCTGAGGTCACGCTGGAGGCCAACCCCAGCTCCGCCAGCACATCGCGCTTTGCCGGCTTCAGGGCTGCTGGGGTGAACCGCCTCTCCATCGGCGTCCAG TCGCTGGATGACGCCGAGCTGAGGATGCTGGGCCGGGAGCACACAGCGGCAGAGGCACGCCAGGCTGTGGAAGCGGCACGGGGGCTCTTCCCTGGCCGAACCTCCATCGATCTCCTGTTTGGGTTGCCGGCACAGAGCCGGGATGCCTGggcccagcagctggaggcGGCTCTCGGGCTCTGTGACGATCACATCTCCCTGTACCAGCTGACGCTGGAGCGAGGCACGGCGCTGGCAGCACAGGTCCGGGAGGGAGCCCTGCCTGCACCCTCCCAGGATCTGCTGGCTGACATGTACGAGACTTCCCGGAATGTGCTGGTGGCCTCCGGCTTCCGCCACTATGAGGTCTCCAATTTTGCACGGAAG GGCGCCCTGAGCACCCACAACCTCTCATACTGGCGGGCTGATGAGTACATCGGCGTGGGGCCAG gggcacatGGGCGCTTCATTCTGCGGGGTGAGGGTGGCTGCAGCCGGGAAGCACGTGTGCAGACCCTGGAGCCTGTTACCTGGATGCGGGaggtgcagagccagggacACGGCACCAGGAGTCGGGTGGTGCTAAGCCCTCTGGAGCA gctggaggagctgctcacCCTGGGACTGCGCACAGATGAAGGCATCGCACATGAG CGCTGGGAGCACTTCTCCCCCCAGCTCAGCTTGCGTGATGTGTTCGGGGAGCCGGGGGAAGCTCGggcactgcagcaggagggCCGGCTTGTCCTGGACAGCGG GGGTCTGCGGTGCACCTGGGCCGGCCTGGCCGTGCTGGACTCGCTGCTGCCCGacctgctctggcagctgcagcGGGTGCTGGGcgctgcccagtgcccaccgAGGGTTTCCCCGGCGGAGGAACGAGCCGGTGGCCGGGACGCGGGGGCTGTAAGTGACCACAGTGGACAATAA